In the Longimicrobium sp. genome, CGGGAGGTCGTGGCGGCGGCTGCGCGGACGGCGGGACGTTCTCGCCGTCCGCGGCCGGCGGCAGCGCACGCCCGGCGCCAGACAGGCGGGGCGAACGCAAGCGCTTGATGGACCTGGTGTTGACGTCGCTCGCGAAGTCTCGGGTCGCCGGACGGACCGGGACACGGCAGGAACATCCTGAGGCGCCGCCTCCCCAGCGCGAGGCAAGGAACCGGTTTTCGCCCGGTGGAATTCGCCGGAAGGAGCGCACCCGGGGGCGCCCCGCGTCGGGTGTCCGTAGCGAGCGGTGAGGCCTGGCGGGGAGGAACGGGCGGCGGAGCGCGGATTGTGCAGAATCCGCGAATGCGTTAGGTTTACCCGCCGTTTCGTGTGCTCACGCGCGCCTGAGCGGGAGTAGCTCAGTTGGTAGAGCATTAGCCTTCCAAGCTAAGGGTCGCGGGTTCGAGTCCCGTCTCCCGCTCCTGAATTATGAAAGCCCCGTCGCGATCCGTCGCGGCGGGGCTTCGGCGTACAGTTCTGCAATCCACGTAATCCACTTCGTCCGGAAACCCCGCCGGAGAGATTTACCGCGTTATTCTTTGCCGAATGCAGCGTTTAGAAGGGCGAATAGAGCGACGGCAACACCTGCGGTGACGAGAAGATTGGAAACCTCAGTACCAATTTGTTGCTTCGCCTTACTGGCCTGCCCAAACGAATGAAGCAATGCGCTCTGATGAGGCGTCGGCATCAACAATCCACGCTCCCACTTCGAGACAGTGAGCGGATGAACGCCGAGCAGTTGAGCGAGCTGTACCTGCGACAGCTCGAGTTGTGAGCGAACAGCAAAGACTTCAGCGGCGGTCATCCGTTCGAGGCGCTCGTAATCAGAAGAAACGCTCCGATCCCGACAGCCAGGATCCCATAGGGCGTCTCCTGCATCAGGTGCGCCAGCGTATGGCCCAACCCACGGTTGGGGTCGTACGCGTCGCGGTGCACCACGCGTCGGCCGTCCGCATACTCATGGACGTGGATGCGGCTGCCGTCCGCCATGGACAATCCCCAATCGCGGGCTTGGCCTGCCGGGTGCGCAATCTCGATCAACGTGAACCCTGCATCTGCGGGTGCTGGAAGCCAGCGGGGTGCCTGAATCTTCGACCCACTGGCGAGATGCTGCCAATACTGATGAATCCAACTCACCCAGGTTCGCTGCAACTGTTCCCTGTGCCAATCGCGCACGTGCCACATTACCATTCGATTCACTCCTGAGGAGGTTTGTACTTAGCCCAAGACTAAGCTGAACGCTAAGCTATGGCTTAGTATTCGTCAAGAGTGTTGCTTCGTCTGCCTTGAGCGCAAAGCCTTCCCAGCTCAGGGTCGCGGGTTCGAGTCCTGTTTCCCGCTCCTTCCCAAGCCGAAGCCCCGTCGCAAGTTGCGGCGGGGCTTCTGCTGACAGTGACAAAAAAGTCTAAGTCACAGTAACGGAAACAGTGACAACCCCGCTCCGATCACCGTTCGCGCCGCGGAGCGGAGATCGTGGTCACGCCGTCGAGACGGGCGAGGTACTCCCGAGGTCGCCGTCCGGTCGCCGCCTCGGCCGGCGCGGAGCCGGTTGATCGTCGGCGCGGGGATCCCGTTTCTGGTCAGCGGAGCGGTCTCACGGTTCCTGGCAGCCGTCGCAGAGCGACTGGACGGTCACCGAGCGCGTCGCCTCCACCGTCTTCCCTCCCGAGGCGACCGTGACCCGCAGTTCGAAGTCCTGGTCGTTGAACATCGTCAGCGACAGGGAGGGATCGGTGGTGGCGACCACCCAGACGTTGCTGCCGGCCATCCTGCGGTGCCACAGGTACGAGTACGACCCGGTCCCGCCCGAGGCGGACGCGCTCCAGGTGTACGTCTGGCCCGTGTAGGTGAACGCCGGCCCGGTCATGGTGACGGTCGGTCCGGCGGGGCGGGGGTCGGCCAGCTCGGGGCCCACCGCCTTCTCCACGTCGAGGATGCCGTAGCCGTAGTACGGGTCCCACCCCGCCGCCCCGGCCGGGCGCGCACTGGCGAGGAGCTGCTTCACCACGCGGTCGGCGCTCCACGCGGGGTTCTTCG is a window encoding:
- a CDS encoding helix-turn-helix domain-containing protein, which encodes MTAAEVFAVRSQLELSQVQLAQLLGVHPLTVSKWERGLLMPTPHQSALLHSFGQASKAKQQIGTEVSNLLVTAGVAVALFALLNAAFGKE